GTATCAGTTACCATTGATCGAAAAACAAAAACCAGAAGGGATTACAAAAGAGGAAATCACTCAGTTGCTCGACATTCATGTAAATGAGGTGAAAATAATAGCAGAAACAACCCATTTACTGACGCATAGAAAGTTGTACATCAGCTTTTATGAAGCAAATGTAAAAAATAAGATAGATGCTTCAAAGGGTTATAACTGGGTCGAAAGCGATATGCTACGGAACTATGCATTTCCAAAACCTGTGGAAAGGTTTTTAGATGGAATTTTAAAGGATAATGTGATGAATCCGGCTTTATAAGTTAAATTTGGATAAGCTGTTTTTAGCCCTTTAAATTTGTAACTTATGATAAAGTTACCATCTTAAAATTATATTTCTTAATAGATGAGATTCGCAATAAAACGAGGCTAGTGTAAAAAGTGAAAAAAAATTTATTGCATGTTTAAAAACTACTACCTTTGTATCGCGTCTGGAAGGAGTCGC
Above is a window of Sphingobacteriales bacterium DNA encoding:
- a CDS encoding NUDIX domain-containing protein, with product LPREKLKERFLSFIFIRSGEKILIGKRNTNDIWKSLYQLPLIEKQKPEGITKEEITQLLDIHVNEVKIIAETTHLLTHRKLYISFYEANVKNKIDASKGYNWVESDMLRNYAFPKPVERFLDGILKDNVMNPAL